Proteins found in one Streptomyces sp. NBC_00461 genomic segment:
- a CDS encoding ABC-F family ATP-binding cassette domain-containing protein, producing MAVNLVNVENVSKVYGTRALLDGVSLGVSEGDRIGVVGRNGDGKTTLIRMLAKLEEADTGRVTHSGGLRLGVLTQHDSLDPNATVRHEVIRDMEDHEWAGNAKVRDVLTGLFGGLDLPGFPQGLDTVIAPLSGGERRRIALAKLLIEEQDLIVLDEPTNHLDVEGISWLARHLRERRSALVCVTHDRWFLDQVCTRMWDVQKGDVYEYEGGYSDYVFARAERERIAATEEVKRQNLVRKELAWLRRGAPARTSKPRFRVEAANELIADVPPPRDSSELMKFASTRLGKTVFDLEDVTVQAGPKVLLKHVTWQLGPGDRIGLVGVNGAGKTSLLRAMAEAARSEGETQPAAGRVAVGRTVKLAYLSQEVAELDPNLRVLEAVAQVRERVDLGKGREMTAGQLCETFGFNKEKQWAPVGDLSGGERRRLQLLRLLMDEPNVLFLDEPTNDLDIETLTQLEDVLDSWPGSMIVISHDRFFVERTTDRVFALLGDATLRMLPRGIDEYLERRRRMEEAVAASSPVVEKAVPEKSAAGQRAAKKELQKIERQLDKVSEQEAKLHAQIAENATDFAKVAQLDAELRDLTGRREELELQWLELAEDA from the coding sequence ATGGCCGTCAATCTGGTCAATGTCGAGAACGTCAGCAAGGTGTACGGCACTCGTGCCCTCCTCGACGGCGTCTCCCTCGGCGTCTCGGAGGGCGACCGGATCGGGGTCGTGGGACGCAACGGAGACGGCAAGACGACCCTCATCCGCATGCTGGCCAAGCTGGAGGAGGCCGACACGGGGCGGGTCACCCACTCCGGCGGGCTCCGCCTCGGCGTGCTCACGCAGCACGACTCCCTCGACCCGAACGCCACCGTCCGGCACGAGGTCATCAGGGACATGGAAGACCACGAGTGGGCCGGGAACGCGAAGGTGCGCGACGTGCTCACCGGGTTGTTCGGAGGGCTCGACCTGCCCGGCTTCCCGCAGGGACTCGACACCGTCATCGCGCCCCTCTCCGGCGGTGAGCGTCGGCGTATCGCGCTCGCCAAGCTGCTCATCGAGGAACAGGACCTGATCGTCCTCGACGAGCCCACCAACCACCTCGACGTCGAGGGCATCTCCTGGCTCGCCCGGCATCTGCGGGAGCGGCGGTCCGCGCTCGTGTGCGTGACCCACGACCGGTGGTTCCTCGACCAGGTGTGCACGCGGATGTGGGACGTGCAGAAGGGCGACGTCTACGAGTACGAGGGCGGCTACTCCGACTACGTCTTCGCGCGGGCCGAGCGTGAGCGCATCGCCGCCACCGAAGAGGTCAAGCGGCAGAACCTGGTCCGCAAGGAGCTGGCCTGGCTGCGCCGCGGCGCCCCCGCCCGTACGTCCAAGCCGCGCTTCCGCGTCGAGGCCGCCAACGAGCTGATCGCGGACGTACCGCCGCCGCGCGACAGCAGCGAGCTGATGAAGTTCGCCTCCACCCGGCTCGGAAAGACCGTCTTCGACCTGGAAGACGTCACCGTGCAGGCCGGTCCCAAGGTGCTGCTCAAGCACGTCACCTGGCAGCTCGGGCCCGGCGACCGCATCGGCCTGGTCGGTGTCAACGGCGCCGGCAAGACCTCCCTCCTGCGCGCCATGGCCGAGGCCGCCCGCAGCGAGGGCGAGACGCAGCCCGCCGCCGGGCGGGTCGCCGTCGGCAGGACCGTCAAGCTCGCGTACCTCTCCCAGGAGGTCGCCGAGCTCGACCCGAACCTGCGGGTCCTGGAGGCGGTGGCGCAGGTACGCGAGCGCGTCGACCTCGGCAAGGGGCGGGAGATGACCGCCGGGCAGCTGTGCGAGACGTTCGGGTTCAACAAGGAGAAGCAGTGGGCGCCGGTCGGCGACCTGTCCGGCGGTGAGCGGCGGCGGCTGCAACTGCTGCGGCTGCTCATGGACGAGCCCAACGTCCTCTTCCTCGACGAGCCCACCAACGACCTCGACATCGAGACCCTGACCCAGCTGGAGGACGTCCTCGACAGCTGGCCCGGCTCGATGATCGTCATCTCCCACGACCGGTTCTTCGTCGAACGCACCACCGACCGGGTCTTCGCCCTGCTCGGCGACGCCACCCTGCGGATGCTGCCGCGCGGCATCGACGAGTACCTGGAGCGGCGCCGGCGGATGGAGGAGGCGGTCGCCGCCTCGTCGCCGGTCGTGGAGAAGGCCGTACCCGAGAAGAGCGCGGCCGGCCAGCGCGCCGCCAAGAAGGAACTCCAGAAGATCGAGCGGCAGCTCGACAAGGTCTCCGAGCAGGAGGCGAAGCTGCACGCCCAAATCGCCGAGAACGCCACGGACTTCGCAAAGGTGGCCCAACTCGACGCCGAGCTGAGGGACTTGACGGGCCGGCGGGAGGAGCTGGAGCTGCAGTGGCTGGAACTCGCCGAGGACGCGTGA
- a CDS encoding outer membrane protein assembly factor BamB family protein, producing the protein MTQPPNQPPQPGGFGAPHNQPQPGFGVPQTPPPPQGPPQTPPPPQAPPSGAPQPGYGYPQAPQAPQQPGPYGQQPGPYGQPAAPYGQPGPYGQPQQPGPYGQQPGYGYPQAQYPGAPGTPPPGPGSKNPFKGRPVLVVAAVVAALAVIGGTVFAATSGGGDDKKKPVAEKSDDSKASPSDAPVNPGDGSGDGGSDSENLNEGRQAGESKVLWYKEAPDAPGSGADAPGMWITDKAAVKAAYKQVFAYNVGDGKPTWAPITFPQKICAVSHQQSADGKVVVAYESGTSDRARCNQLQQIDLNTGEKGWKTQLTDGALFDSTITVSLSITGKTLMVGRSQSGVAYNVDSGKKLFDKKKYGDSCFPTAFAGGSRLLSVASCDATGSNEHDEMQQLDPATGKVKWTQKFDKGWTVARTYSVDPLVVYSTNEDKKAWNISTFNANGTFRSQVSFDENFGPQCGWAILSRDLQGCQGVASDSSTLYLPTDATTGANEIVAINLANGKEKWRVKSPADESMLPIRVEGGKLIAYVEPSYDAGGQVVSIATGGSGHKPVKLLQNPAGAAEIENGFFSKDFDWVDGRFYLSTTRLTGNDEAKEKLMLAYGK; encoded by the coding sequence ATGACTCAGCCGCCCAACCAACCGCCGCAGCCCGGTGGTTTCGGAGCGCCGCACAACCAGCCGCAGCCCGGTTTCGGAGTTCCGCAGACCCCGCCGCCGCCCCAGGGCCCGCCGCAGACGCCGCCGCCCCCACAGGCCCCGCCGTCCGGCGCCCCGCAGCCCGGCTACGGCTACCCCCAGGCACCGCAGGCCCCCCAGCAGCCAGGCCCGTACGGCCAGCAGCCCGGCCCCTACGGTCAGCCGGCGGCCCCCTACGGCCAGCCCGGCCCGTACGGACAGCCCCAGCAGCCCGGCCCGTACGGCCAGCAGCCCGGTTACGGCTACCCGCAGGCGCAGTACCCCGGCGCGCCCGGCACCCCGCCGCCCGGCCCCGGCTCCAAGAACCCCTTCAAGGGCAGGCCCGTGCTCGTCGTCGCGGCGGTGGTCGCCGCGCTGGCCGTCATCGGCGGCACCGTCTTCGCCGCGACCAGCGGGGGCGGCGACGACAAGAAGAAGCCGGTCGCCGAGAAGAGCGACGACTCCAAGGCCTCCCCGTCCGACGCCCCGGTGAACCCCGGTGACGGCAGCGGCGACGGCGGCTCGGACTCCGAGAACCTCAACGAGGGTCGCCAGGCGGGCGAGTCGAAGGTCCTCTGGTACAAGGAGGCGCCGGACGCGCCCGGTTCAGGCGCCGACGCCCCCGGCATGTGGATCACCGACAAGGCGGCGGTGAAGGCGGCGTACAAGCAGGTCTTTGCCTACAACGTGGGCGACGGCAAACCCACTTGGGCCCCGATCACCTTCCCGCAGAAGATCTGCGCGGTCAGCCACCAGCAGTCGGCCGACGGCAAGGTCGTGGTGGCCTACGAGAGCGGCACCAGCGACCGCGCCCGGTGCAACCAGCTCCAGCAGATCGACCTGAACACCGGCGAGAAGGGCTGGAAGACCCAGCTCACCGACGGCGCGCTGTTCGACAGCACCATCACCGTCTCCCTGTCCATCACCGGCAAGACGCTGATGGTGGGCCGCTCGCAGTCCGGAGTGGCGTACAACGTCGACTCGGGCAAGAAGCTCTTCGACAAGAAGAAGTACGGCGACTCGTGCTTCCCGACCGCGTTCGCGGGCGGCAGCAGGCTGCTGTCCGTCGCCTCCTGCGACGCCACCGGATCGAACGAGCACGACGAGATGCAGCAGCTCGACCCGGCCACCGGCAAGGTCAAGTGGACGCAGAAGTTCGACAAGGGCTGGACGGTCGCGCGCACGTACTCCGTCGACCCGCTGGTCGTCTACAGCACGAACGAGGACAAGAAGGCGTGGAACATCTCCACGTTCAACGCCAACGGCACCTTCCGCTCGCAGGTGAGTTTCGACGAGAACTTCGGCCCCCAGTGCGGCTGGGCGATCCTCTCGCGTGACCTTCAGGGCTGCCAGGGCGTGGCCTCCGACTCCAGCACCCTCTACCTGCCGACCGACGCCACGACCGGCGCCAACGAGATCGTCGCGATCAACCTCGCGAACGGCAAGGAGAAGTGGCGCGTCAAGTCCCCCGCGGACGAGTCGATGCTGCCGATCAGGGTCGAGGGCGGAAAGCTCATCGCGTATGTCGAGCCGTCGTACGACGCGGGCGGCCAGGTCGTGTCGATCGCGACCGGCGGATCGGGCCACAAGCCGGTGAAGCTGCTGCAGAACCCGGCAGGCGCCGCGGAGATCGAGAACGGCTTCTTCTCCAAGGACTTCGACTGGGTCGACGGGCGCTTCTACCTCTCGACCACCCGGCTGACCGGCAATGACGAAGCGAAGGAGAAGTTGATGCTCGCCTACGGCAAGTGA
- the galT gene encoding galactose-1-phosphate uridylyltransferase produces MKKTSTRLADGRELIYYDLRDDHVRDAVDKRPLERTVTTSETRRDPLLGDSVAIASHRQGRTYHPPADECPLCPSQGDRLSEIPDSSYDVAVFENRFPSLAGDSGRCEVVCFTSDHNASFADLTEEQVALVLEAWTDRTSELSHLPSVEQVFCFENRGAEIGVTLGHPHGQIYAYPFTTPRTALMLRSLATHKEATGGENLFDAVLESELAGERVVLEGEHWVAFVPYAAHWPYEVHLYPKRRVPDLLGLDEGARTEFPKVYLELLRRFDRIFDGPGGGKEGASQSLTPYISAWHQAPFGALEDFEGVNRDDFALHLELFTIRRTSGKLKFLAGSESGMSVFINDVPPERAAERLREVAS; encoded by the coding sequence GTGAAGAAGACCTCGACCCGTTTGGCCGACGGTCGCGAGTTGATCTACTACGACCTGCGTGACGATCACGTGCGGGACGCGGTGGACAAGCGCCCGCTGGAGCGGACCGTCACCACCTCCGAGACCCGCCGCGACCCGCTGCTCGGCGACTCGGTCGCCATCGCCTCGCACCGCCAGGGCCGCACCTACCACCCGCCGGCCGACGAGTGCCCCCTGTGCCCCTCCCAGGGTGACCGCCTGAGCGAGATCCCGGACTCGTCGTACGACGTCGCCGTCTTCGAGAACCGGTTCCCCTCCCTGGCCGGCGACTCGGGCCGCTGCGAGGTCGTCTGCTTCACCTCCGACCACAACGCGTCCTTCGCCGACCTGACCGAGGAGCAGGTGGCCCTGGTCCTGGAGGCGTGGACGGACCGGACGTCCGAGCTGTCGCATCTCCCCTCCGTGGAGCAGGTGTTCTGCTTCGAGAACCGGGGCGCGGAGATCGGAGTGACGCTCGGACATCCGCACGGCCAGATCTACGCGTACCCCTTCACGACCCCCCGCACCGCACTGATGTTGCGTTCGCTCGCAACTCACAAGGAGGCGACGGGCGGTGAGAACCTCTTCGACGCCGTCCTGGAGAGCGAACTCGCCGGGGAGCGGGTCGTCCTGGAGGGTGAACACTGGGTGGCGTTCGTGCCGTACGCCGCGCACTGGCCGTACGAGGTCCACCTGTACCCGAAGCGCCGCGTGCCCGATCTGCTCGGTCTCGACGAGGGGGCGCGCACAGAGTTCCCCAAGGTCTATCTGGAACTCTTGAGGCGCTTCGACCGGATCTTCGACGGGCCGGGTGGAGGGAAAGAGGGCGCGAGCCAGTCCCTCACGCCGTACATCTCGGCCTGGCATCAGGCCCCGTTCGGCGCGCTGGAGGACTTCGAGGGCGTCAACCGCGACGACTTCGCGCTCCACCTCGAGCTTTTCACCATCCGCCGAACCTCCGGCAAGCTGAAGTTCCTCGCGGGTTCCGAGTCCGGCATGAGCGTGTTCATCAACGACGTGCCGCCGGAGCGCGCGGCCGAGCGACTGCGAGAGGTAGCGAGTTGA
- a CDS encoding outer membrane protein assembly factor BamB family protein: MTQPPPPPPHQPPQQGGFGPPQDQPPQQPGFGAPQQPGYGYPQAPQPPQSPQTPPPPPPQQPGYGYPQAPQQPQQPQPPQTPPGYGYPGQQPNPYGQTPNPYGQQPGYGYPQPTMPLQPQAGQPAGGRGLSTQTTIIVAAVVAIALIVGGGIWYASSGKGDDKKHDTASSSGGTGGKDGKGDTGGSSTKGDEKVPANPGSHVLFQVPEPKVDDSTVVAGSWLTDKAYVKAGVAEINGYDPEKGSKLWTIALPGPVCEASSHTTADNKTAIVFQPKMPAKNSSAGCSQVAAIDLDAGKKLWTKTVNSGDRPISLDNVTVSANTVAAGSSSGGAAWDVTSGKSLWAPKPTDTCYDAGYGGGEKLVAVRKCGSYEQRQLHIQTIDPKSGKVISEYKMTSGIEYASVVSTNPLVVAADVGDSAGDGSGISDFFSIDNKTGKLINRISAPGDQFAAKCDGITRVEACTGIAVGNGRLYIPTEEHDGTGEYSQTNEIVAFDLATGKQTGQRADAGDGFTITPLRMDGANVIAYKRPPYDKGGQVVSIDGGSFKETKLLENPATESVRDVETSMSPEYSEIIYAQGHLYMSGVYADKPSSTGDKEYLAIGFGAGG, from the coding sequence ATGACCCAGCCACCGCCCCCGCCGCCCCACCAGCCCCCGCAGCAGGGCGGTTTCGGCCCGCCCCAGGACCAGCCGCCGCAGCAGCCCGGCTTCGGCGCCCCGCAGCAGCCGGGCTACGGCTACCCGCAGGCGCCCCAGCCGCCCCAGTCTCCGCAGACACCCCCTCCGCCGCCTCCGCAGCAGCCCGGCTACGGCTATCCCCAGGCGCCGCAGCAGCCGCAGCAGCCGCAGCCGCCGCAGACGCCCCCGGGCTACGGCTACCCCGGCCAGCAGCCGAACCCGTACGGGCAGACCCCGAACCCCTATGGCCAGCAGCCCGGTTACGGCTACCCGCAACCGACCATGCCGCTGCAGCCGCAGGCCGGGCAGCCCGCCGGCGGGCGGGGGCTCAGCACGCAGACGACCATCATCGTCGCGGCGGTCGTCGCGATCGCGCTGATCGTCGGCGGCGGCATCTGGTACGCCTCGTCAGGCAAGGGCGACGACAAGAAGCACGACACCGCGAGTTCGAGCGGCGGCACCGGCGGCAAGGACGGCAAGGGCGACACCGGCGGGTCGTCGACCAAGGGCGACGAGAAGGTGCCCGCGAACCCCGGCTCCCATGTCCTGTTCCAGGTCCCGGAGCCCAAGGTGGACGACAGCACCGTCGTGGCGGGTTCGTGGCTCACCGACAAGGCCTACGTCAAGGCCGGCGTCGCCGAGATCAACGGCTACGACCCCGAAAAGGGCAGCAAGCTCTGGACGATCGCGCTGCCCGGCCCGGTGTGCGAGGCCAGTTCGCACACCACCGCGGACAACAAGACGGCCATCGTCTTCCAGCCGAAGATGCCGGCGAAGAACAGCTCGGCGGGCTGCAGCCAGGTCGCGGCGATCGACCTGGACGCGGGCAAGAAGCTGTGGACGAAGACGGTCAACTCCGGTGACCGGCCGATCAGTCTGGACAACGTCACGGTCAGCGCGAACACCGTCGCCGCGGGCAGCAGCAGCGGCGGCGCCGCCTGGGACGTCACCTCCGGCAAGTCCCTGTGGGCGCCCAAGCCCACGGACACCTGCTACGACGCCGGTTACGGCGGCGGCGAGAAGCTGGTCGCGGTGCGCAAGTGCGGCTCGTACGAGCAGCGCCAGCTGCACATCCAGACCATCGACCCCAAGTCCGGGAAGGTGATCTCGGAGTACAAGATGACCTCGGGCATCGAGTACGCCTCCGTGGTGTCGACGAACCCGCTGGTGGTGGCCGCCGACGTCGGCGACAGCGCGGGCGACGGCAGCGGCATCTCGGACTTCTTCTCCATCGACAACAAGACCGGCAAGCTGATCAACCGGATCTCGGCGCCGGGCGACCAGTTCGCGGCCAAGTGCGACGGCATCACGAGGGTCGAGGCGTGCACCGGCATCGCCGTCGGCAACGGGCGGCTGTACATCCCGACCGAGGAGCACGACGGCACCGGGGAGTACAGCCAGACCAACGAGATCGTCGCGTTCGACCTGGCCACCGGCAAGCAGACCGGCCAGCGCGCGGACGCGGGCGACGGCTTCACGATCACCCCGCTGCGCATGGACGGCGCCAACGTGATCGCGTACAAGCGCCCGCCATACGACAAGGGCGGCCAGGTCGTCAGCATCGACGGCGGCTCCTTCAAGGAGACGAAGCTGCTGGAGAACCCGGCGACGGAGTCGGTGCGCGACGTGGAGACGAGCATGTCCCCGGAGTACTCCGAGATCATCTATGCGCAGGGGCACCTGTACATGTCCGGGGTCTACGCCGACAAGCCGTCGAGTACCGGTGACAAGGAGTATCTGGCGATCGGGTTCGGCGCCGGCGGCTGA
- the galE gene encoding UDP-glucose 4-epimerase GalE, translating into MSGKYLVTGGAGYVGSVVAQHLLEAGHEVVVLDNLSTGFREGVPAGATFVEGDIRDAAKWLDSSFDAVLHFAAFSQVGESVVKPEKYWDNNVAGTMALLGAMREAGVGKLVFSSTAATYGEPKEVPIVESAPTSPTNPYGASKLAVDHMITGEAAAHGLGAVSLRYFNVAGAYGKQGERHDPESHLIPLVLQVAQGRRDAISVFGDDYPTPDGTCVRDYIHVADLADAHLLALKAATPGEHLICNLGNGEGFSVRQVIETVRQVTGHPIPEVVAPRRGGDPAVLVASAATAREKLGWNPSRADLAGIVADAWQFAQHIASTTREQ; encoded by the coding sequence ATGAGCGGTAAGTACCTGGTCACGGGCGGCGCGGGTTACGTCGGCAGTGTGGTCGCCCAGCATCTGCTGGAGGCGGGCCACGAGGTCGTCGTGCTCGACAACCTCTCCACAGGATTCCGGGAGGGCGTCCCGGCCGGTGCGACCTTCGTCGAGGGCGACATCCGCGACGCCGCCAAATGGCTGGACTCCTCCTTCGACGCGGTCCTGCACTTCGCCGCGTTCTCGCAGGTCGGCGAGTCGGTCGTGAAGCCCGAGAAGTACTGGGACAACAACGTCGCCGGCACCATGGCACTGCTCGGCGCGATGCGCGAGGCGGGCGTCGGCAAGCTGGTCTTCTCCTCCACGGCGGCCACGTACGGCGAGCCGAAGGAGGTCCCGATCGTCGAGTCGGCGCCCACCTCGCCGACCAACCCGTACGGCGCCTCGAAGCTCGCCGTCGACCACATGATCACCGGCGAGGCGGCGGCCCACGGCCTGGGCGCGGTCTCGCTGCGTTACTTCAACGTGGCGGGCGCGTACGGCAAGCAGGGCGAGCGCCACGACCCCGAGTCGCACCTGATCCCGCTGGTGCTGCAGGTCGCGCAGGGCAGGCGGGACGCGATCTCCGTCTTCGGCGACGACTACCCGACGCCGGACGGCACCTGCGTGCGCGACTACATCCATGTCGCGGACCTCGCCGACGCCCACCTGCTCGCGCTGAAGGCCGCCACCCCCGGCGAGCACCTCATCTGCAACCTGGGCAACGGCGAGGGCTTCTCGGTCCGCCAGGTCATCGAGACGGTCCGGCAGGTCACCGGCCACCCGATCCCGGAGGTCGTGGCCCCGCGCCGGGGCGGCGACCCGGCGGTCCTGGTGGCGTCGGCCGCCACGGCCCGCGAGAAACTGGGCTGGAACCCGTCCCGCGCGGACCTCGCGGGGATCGTCGCGGACGCTTGGCAGTTCGCGCAGCACATCGCAAGCACGACCAGGGAGCAGTAG
- a CDS encoding sodium:solute symporter family protein has translation MQTPTYTAMQLAAELRLPTNWLDYTILGIYFAVVLGIGFAARASVKTSLDFFLSGRSLPAWITGLAFISANLAATEILGMAANSAQYGAYTVHWYWIGAIPAMVFLGLVMMPFYYGSKVRSVPEMLLLRFDKWAHLLSSILFAFAAILIAGVNLYALAIVVEALLGWPQWVAIVVAGAFVLAYITLGGLSSAIYNEVLQFFVILAALIPIVVLGLKKVGGWGGLTDKLTATHGANFTTAWGGTGIGSPNPLGANWLTIVLGLGFVLSFGYWTTNFAEVQRALSAKNLSAGRRTPLIAAYPKIFIVFLVMIPGLVAAALVPNFGTAKSGYQYNDAIPYLMQELLPNGVLGIAVTGLLAAFMAGMAANVSSFNTVFTNDIWGRYIVKGREDAYYVRFGRLITVVGVCASVGTAFLASSFSNIMSYLQTLFSFFNVPMFVVFIVGMFWKRASVKSGFWGLLAGTVSAMVNYFWIYKQGIISIPTDQGANFVSAIVGFVAGGVVMVVVSLFTEPKPAEELEGLVYGTTSPGMEEPPAAGDDAWYRKPALLGWGAVIIAAACYIPFSF, from the coding sequence ATGCAAACCCCCACATATACGGCCATGCAGCTGGCCGCCGAGCTACGACTCCCCACGAACTGGCTCGACTACACGATCCTCGGCATCTACTTCGCCGTCGTCCTCGGCATCGGTTTCGCCGCCCGCGCGTCGGTGAAGACCAGCCTCGACTTCTTTCTCTCCGGGCGCTCCCTGCCCGCCTGGATCACCGGTCTCGCGTTCATCTCGGCCAACCTGGCCGCCACCGAGATCCTCGGCATGGCCGCGAACAGCGCGCAGTACGGGGCGTACACCGTGCACTGGTACTGGATCGGCGCCATCCCCGCCATGGTCTTCCTCGGCCTGGTGATGATGCCCTTCTACTACGGCAGCAAGGTGCGCTCGGTCCCCGAGATGCTGCTGCTGCGCTTCGACAAGTGGGCACACCTGCTCAGCTCGATCCTGTTCGCGTTCGCCGCCATCCTCATCGCCGGTGTGAACCTGTACGCCCTCGCGATCGTCGTGGAGGCGCTGCTGGGCTGGCCGCAGTGGGTGGCGATCGTGGTGGCCGGCGCCTTCGTGCTGGCGTACATCACCCTCGGCGGTCTGTCGTCCGCGATCTACAACGAGGTGCTGCAGTTCTTCGTGATCCTCGCGGCCCTCATCCCGATCGTCGTGCTGGGCCTGAAGAAGGTCGGCGGCTGGGGCGGCCTGACCGACAAGCTCACCGCGACCCACGGCGCGAACTTCACCACCGCCTGGGGCGGCACCGGTATCGGCAGCCCCAACCCGCTCGGCGCCAACTGGCTGACCATCGTCCTGGGCCTCGGCTTCGTGCTGTCCTTCGGCTACTGGACGACCAACTTCGCCGAGGTGCAGCGCGCCCTGTCCGCGAAGAACCTCTCCGCCGGCCGGCGCACCCCGCTGATCGCCGCCTACCCGAAGATCTTCATCGTCTTCCTGGTGATGATCCCGGGCCTGGTCGCCGCCGCGCTCGTACCGAACTTCGGTACCGCCAAGTCCGGTTACCAGTACAACGACGCCATCCCCTACCTGATGCAGGAACTGCTGCCCAACGGCGTTCTCGGCATCGCGGTGACCGGTCTGCTGGCCGCGTTCATGGCGGGCATGGCGGCCAACGTGTCGTCCTTCAACACGGTGTTCACCAACGACATCTGGGGCCGGTACATCGTCAAGGGCCGCGAGGACGCGTACTACGTCCGCTTCGGTCGCCTGATCACGGTCGTCGGCGTCTGCGCCTCGGTCGGCACGGCCTTCCTGGCATCGTCGTTCTCGAACATCATGAGCTACCTCCAGACGCTGTTCTCCTTCTTCAACGTGCCGATGTTCGTCGTCTTCATCGTCGGCATGTTCTGGAAGCGCGCGTCCGTGAAGTCCGGCTTCTGGGGCCTGCTCGCGGGCACGGTGTCGGCGATGGTGAACTACTTCTGGATCTACAAGCAGGGCATCATCTCCATCCCCACCGACCAGGGCGCCAACTTCGTCTCCGCGATCGTCGGCTTCGTCGCCGGCGGGGTGGTGATGGTCGTCGTGTCGCTGTTCACCGAGCCGAAGCCGGCCGAGGAGCTGGAGGGCCTGGTCTACGGCACCACCTCCCCCGGCATGGAGGAACCGCCCGCCGCCGGCGACGACGCCTGGTACCGGAAGCCGGCCCTGCTGGGCTGGGGCGCCGTGATCATCGCCGCCGCCTGCTACATCCCGTTCTCGTTCTGA
- a CDS encoding helix-turn-helix transcriptional regulator: MGVRLMVVDDHRLLAEALASALKLRGHRVLAAAAPAAGAAELVITRAPEVCLLGTATPAEPGIFDPVVRIKRERPQVAVVVLGPVPNPRGIAAAFAAGASGYVRHDERIEGVERAIMKARAGEAAVAPQLLQGAFSELLNPAAQPDDEGQRLLQMLTPREVEVLVRVADGEDTRLIAAGMGIAPSTARTHVQRVLMKLGVGSRLEAAALAARTGLLDRAGPLTHPATPVTHAEAGPEAL; this comes from the coding sequence ATGGGAGTGCGGCTCATGGTGGTCGACGACCACCGACTGCTCGCCGAGGCGCTGGCCTCGGCGTTGAAGCTGCGCGGGCACCGGGTGCTCGCCGCGGCGGCGCCGGCCGCGGGCGCGGCGGAGCTGGTGATCACCCGTGCGCCGGAGGTGTGTCTGCTGGGGACGGCGACACCGGCGGAGCCGGGCATCTTCGATCCGGTGGTGAGGATCAAACGGGAGCGTCCGCAGGTCGCTGTCGTGGTCCTGGGCCCGGTGCCGAACCCACGCGGCATAGCCGCCGCCTTCGCCGCGGGCGCCTCGGGCTACGTACGCCATGACGAGCGCATAGAGGGTGTCGAGCGCGCGATCATGAAGGCAAGGGCGGGTGAGGCGGCGGTGGCCCCGCAGCTTCTGCAAGGAGCCTTCAGCGAACTCCTCAACCCCGCCGCCCAGCCGGACGACGAGGGCCAGCGTCTGCTGCAGATGCTCACCCCGAGGGAGGTCGAGGTCCTGGTCCGGGTCGCCGACGGCGAGGACACCCGCCTGATCGCGGCCGGCATGGGCATCGCCCCGTCCACCGCCCGCACCCACGTCCAGCGTGTCCTGATGAAACTCGGCGTCGGCTCCCGCCTGGAGGCAGCGGCCCTGGCGGCCCGTACCGGCCTGCTGGACAGAGCGGGCCCGCTGACGCACCCGGCAACGCCGGTGACGCATGCGGAAGCGGGACCGGAGGCCCTGTGA
- a CDS encoding 4-(cytidine 5'-diphospho)-2-C-methyl-D-erythritol kinase gives MSVTVRVPAKVNVQLAVGAARPDGFHDLANVFLAVGLHDEVTVTPAAELRVTCTGPDAGQVPLDRTNLAARAALVLAERRGIEPAVHIHIAKDIPVAGGMAGGSADGAGALLACDTLWGTGASRAELLAICAELGSDVPFSLVGGAALGTGRGEKLRTLEVGGTFHWVFAMADRGLSTPAVFREFDRLGEGLDIPEPVASEELLDALAKGDPDALAAAVSNDLQPAAVSLFPELADTLAAGRTAGALTALVSGSGPTTAFLARDTESAAKVADALKTSGTCRTVRTASAPVPGATVLSGRRS, from the coding sequence GTGAGCGTCACCGTCCGTGTTCCCGCCAAGGTCAACGTCCAGCTCGCGGTGGGCGCCGCCCGCCCCGACGGCTTCCACGACCTGGCCAACGTCTTCCTCGCGGTCGGCCTCCACGACGAGGTGACCGTGACGCCCGCCGCGGAACTCCGCGTCACCTGCACGGGCCCCGACGCCGGCCAGGTGCCCCTGGACCGCACGAACCTGGCGGCGCGCGCGGCGCTCGTGCTCGCCGAGCGGCGCGGCATCGAGCCGGCCGTGCACATCCACATCGCCAAGGACATCCCGGTCGCCGGCGGTATGGCGGGCGGCAGCGCGGACGGCGCGGGCGCCCTGCTGGCCTGCGACACGCTGTGGGGGACGGGTGCCTCCCGGGCCGAACTGCTCGCCATCTGCGCGGAGTTGGGCAGCGACGTGCCGTTCAGTCTGGTGGGCGGGGCCGCGCTCGGCACCGGCCGCGGGGAGAAGCTGCGCACGCTGGAGGTCGGCGGAACCTTCCACTGGGTCTTCGCGATGGCCGACCGCGGACTGTCCACCCCGGCCGTCTTCCGCGAGTTCGACCGGCTGGGGGAGGGGCTCGACATCCCCGAGCCCGTCGCCTCCGAGGAGCTTCTGGACGCGCTCGCGAAGGGCGACCCGGACGCGCTCGCCGCGGCCGTGTCCAACGATCTGCAGCCCGCCGCCGTCTCGCTCTTCCCGGAGCTCGCCGACACCCTCGCGGCCGGCCGCACCGCCGGCGCGCTCACCGCGCTGGTCTCGGGCTCGGGCCCGACCACGGCATTCCTCGCCCGGGACACCGAGTCGGCGGCCAAGGTCGCGGACGCGCTGAAGACCTCGGGCACGTGCCGCACGGTGCGCACCGCATCGGCGCCCGTGCCGGGCGCGACGGTGCTGAGCGGCCGGCGGTCCTGA